The Microcoleus sp. FACHB-672 region CCCAATTCCCAATGACACATTGGTTACTAGAATTTGACGGCGTACATTACAGCTATCCAGCCAGCCAGCAGCCGGCACTCAACGGCTTGACATTACGTGTGCCGGCGGGAAAAAAAAGCGCCTTGATTGGTCATAATGGTTGTGGCAAATCCACCCTCCTATTCCTAGCTGATGGCTTGCATCAACCTCAACAAGGAATGTTGCGATGGCACGGTAAGCCAATGCGCTATGATCGGCACTCCCTGATTCAGCTTAGACAAAAAGTGGGGCTAGTGTTTCAAGATCCAGAGCAACAGCTTGTAGCTCCCACTGTCGAGGAAGATATTTCTTATGGCTTATGTAATTTAGGATTATCCGCCGCTGAAATTAGCTGGCGAGTTGACGGCGCTTTAGCCGATTTTGGCTTAACTGAATTGGCTACCAGACCTGTACATCATCTCAGTTTGGGGCAAAAGAAACGAGTTGCCCTTGCCGGCGTGATGGTGTTACAGCCTGAACTATTATTACTAGATGAACCGACCGCTTATTTAGATCCGTTGCAGACACGTCAGTTGATGGCTAAACTCGAACAAATTCATGCTGCCGGCACCACTCAGTTAATGGCAACGCACGATTTAAATTTAGCTTATCAATGGGCCGATTGGATTTTTGTTATTCACCAAGGACGCCTGATCACTGAAGGCGACGCAGTAGCTGTGTTTTCTCAGCGTCATCTGTTGCAGGATTTACAGCTAGGTGTTCCTTTGCTTTGGGAAGTTTGGGAGACGATACTTGAGCAAATGCCGCTGGCAGCAGGGATGCAACACCCCAAAACTGTTGATGAGTTGCGCGAGCAATTACTCTTAAAAATGCCTTTACGAGAATAATCTCCGGCGCTATAAATATCTCCCAAGACTTTCACTTTTAAGCACTTTTACTGAGCTTCCGGCATGATGTGGCGCGGCTGCTTTTGTTTGGCTTTTGATAGTTGCTCTAGATAAGCCACAGGCACCACAAGAGGCCACAAAACACTCGCCATGACCAAAGTCGCTAAGGAAAGCTGCTTTTCTTCTTCCGATAATTTGCCGGCTTCCCGCTTGAAGAATTGCAGCCAGCTCGTGAAAAAGCAGGGAGCGCTAACCAAGTAAACCAATCCAAATGAGCCTAATAGTAGTGTGGCCATCGTTCTTTTTCCTTAAATTGGGTAACAGTTCAACCGGCTGCTAACCTTGGCCTAACTTATGAGCACGTGCCTTTAAGTCATCTTCCTAGAGGTAGATTTGCCAGTTGTGGCTTTGTTCTACTTTAAACCTACTTTTGTCCAGTTTTGTTGTTCTTTATACAAACTTTACCGAAATTTCACAAAAGTTTTATTCTTGTCAACGGCAAATATACTGAAAATTTACCAGCCGTTGAGTTTGTCCCTCTATCTTAAGTCGTAGTACCTACGACAGAGCAATTCTTGCCAGAAGCGGCAAAAAAAAATTAATACTTAATTTGCATAAAGCCAGACAACCCGGATTAAGCCAATCAGAAAATAAAGGTTAATCGGCAGCATTTATAGGGATGAATACTTACTAAATCCTTAGAAGTAACAAGCAAACTAGATGCAAAACTAAAGTTGATAGCGAGTGGCGGTGGCTGCCGGCAATCAGGGGGATATGTAGGTGGCGCAACAGTCGCGATAAAACTGGAATGCAGAGGGAAAGACATTTGTAGAGATCCAGAGCCAAAGGGCCGGCCTCAACACTTACGAAGTGTGTATCCGTAAAGATTCCTGCAGTTGCTTTAAAGTTCTTAAAATTTCTGATACAAGTGAAAAGTATATCTAATGGAGAATGAGCAATGGCTGCGGCTCAGCCAGAAATTGATATCGCGCCCTTTATTGATCACGCCTTGCTGAACCCAACAGCAACGCCGATGATGCTTCAGAAGTGCTGCGAAGAGGCAGATCGCTTTCAGTTCGCGACGGTGTGCGTATATCCCACCTACGTGCGTCAAGCCGCAACTCTCCTACACGGCAAACAACCGCGAGTGTGTGCGGTGATTGGCTTTCCTACCGGCGCAACAACATCGGCAGTGAAACTGTACGAAGCCCAAGAAGCCGTAGAGAATGGTGCGACTGAACTGGATGTGGTGATTAACTTAGGTTGGTTGAAAGCCGGTAAAACCGACGAACTGCACCGGGAGATTGCCGAAATTTGTGACGAAACAGGGAAAAGCGTCAAAGCGATCTTGGAAACGGCATTACTCACAGATGAGGAAAAAATTACGGCGGCTGAACTTTGTATGGATGCCGGTGTGGATTTCCTCAAAACCAGCACAGGTGTTTATGGGGGGGCAACTGTGGAAGATATCCGCTTGCTCAAGGAGTTCAGCAAAGGACAGGCCGGAATCAAAGCATCGGGGGGAATCCGTACTTATCAGCAAGCCGTGGAGTTAATTTTAGCCGGCGCAACCCGTCTAGGCACCTCTCGCGGACCCGAATTAATTCGCTTACGCGATAACCTGGAAGAGAAGCGTGAAGAAACATGAACAGACTAGGGACTAGGGACTAGAAGGACAAATTTGCCCAATACCCCATTCCCAATGCCCCATTCCCAATGCCCCATCCCCTAAATACTAAAAATGGGTCAAACTTACAAAGCGACTGGAATTAACCTAAAAGGCTCACCAATGGGCGAGTCTGATCGGCTCTTGACGATTTTGACGCGGGAGTTTGGTTTAATTCGCGCAGTCGTACCGGGGGCGAGAAAGCCAAACTCGCAGATGGGGGGGCGCGGTGGCTTGTTTGTTGTTAACGAATTGCTGATTCAAAAGGGGCGCTCGCTTGATAAAATTGCCCAAGCAGAAACTTTAGAATCTTATCCGGGTTTAAGTCGGGATCTGGGAAAACTTGCGGCTGGGCAGTATTTGGCTGAAGTGGTACTTTGTCAAGCTTTGAGCGAACAACCGCAGGAAGAACTTTTTTGCTTGCTAAACGAGCATTTAAGTCGAATTGAGCAGTTACCCAACGCAGGCGAGGGTGCAATGTCTGTGCCGGTGCTAGCCCACCTAACTCACGGTGTTTATCACCTTTTGGCTTTAGCCGGCATTGCGCCTCAAGTTCAATCCTGCTCTATCACCCAGCACCAGCTCATCCCAGATTTTACCGCGCCAGACTGGCGAGTTGGGTTTAGTATCGCTGCCGGCGGAACCGTGAGTTTACCAGAGAAACGCCGGTTGGAGGGGCCAGGTTCAGGGCCGGTAATTGAACTGCAACGATCCGCTTCTAAAACCACAAAATTCGACATAAGTCAAGCTGGATTTAAAGCCGGCATAGAAACGCGACCTGAAAAGATTTCAGCCTTAAAAAGCATTGCCATCGGCAACAAAGTGGCTGAGACTACTAACAACAGCTACCGCACACTCATCCATCCCGAAAGACCCGTAAAAATCGATACCCAGCTTAATGCCGTCGAACTGGCATTGCTTCAGCAGCTAGCGGAACCTCAGATACTTTGGCCCCAGGCCGGTTTATCTCATTTACCTACCCAGAACACAGAGACAGCTTGGGTCGCAGTTGAACGCATTTTGCGTCAGTACGCTCAGTCTCAATTTGATCGCTCGATCCGCTCGGCTGCTTTAATAGATTCCTATTTTGCCTCCCTGCCCATTTCCCCGTGAGCCATGATGCGACTGTCTGATTCTGATTTTAAAATACAGCATTCACCCCTAAAACACGCTAACCAGCCAGCCAACGAAGTGAGCCAACCTCGCCCAAATGGCAATGGTAGTAATCAAATACCTTATCACCGCCCAAACGCTGATCGCTCAAACGGCAGCAAAGAGTCGGCTACCCACAGGCTTGATAAAATGCCTGTACCCGAGACTCCCGCGCAAAAAACAGGCGAACCGGCAAATGGGCATGGGGCAACCGATGAGCCAGAGAACACCGAAGCAGCCCCCCAGACGCTCTCCCCCTCCACCCCAGAACCCATCGAACCGGCGCAAACAGACCAGAGAGGATTTAGGCCGATTCTGAGAAATCGCAACTTTGTAACGATGTGGAGTGGCCAGATATTTTCTCAACTGGCGGATAAGGTGTATTTAGTGCTGATGATTGCGCTGATCGCCAGTAAGTTTCAGGCATCTGGACAAACGATCAGTTCCTGGGTTTCAGCGATTATGATCGCCTTTACCATTCCAGCCGTGCTGTTGGGTTCTCTAGCCGGCGCGTTTGTGGATCGGTGGCCCAAAAAAATAGTGATGGTGATCACGAATTTACTGCGCGGCGCGATTGTTTTGGCGTTGCCGGTGCAGTTGTGGGTAGTTCAGGATTGGGCACCTGTGGCGGGACTGCCGGTGGGATTCTGCATTTTATTAGCCGCAACATTCTTGGTTTCAACGCTGACGCAATTTTTTGCGCCGGCAGAACAAGCAGCCTTGCCTTTGATCGTAGAACGCGGCCAGCTTTTAGTGGCAAATTCACTCTACACCACAACAATGATGGCCTCGGTCATTATTGGGTTTGCCGTGGGAGAACCGTTGCTGGCGTTGGCAGACACCTTATTCGGTCACTGGGAGATTGGGAAAGAACTGGTAGTAGGAGGTAGCTATTGCATCGCTGGTTTGCTGCTAGTTACCCTCAAAACCGGCGAAAAGTCAATGCCGGCAGATCATGAAGCCCCCCATGTTTGGGAAGATATACGAGATGGTCTGCGCTACTTGCGGGAAAACCGACGCGTCCGCAACGCCATGATTCAATTAGTTATTCTCTTCTCAATCTTTGCCGCCTTAGCCGTTTTGGCCGTTCGTTTAGCTGAATTGATCCCCGCAATGAAAGCCTCTCAGTTTGGCTTTTTACTCGCTGCCGGTGGGCTAGGCATGGGTGCCGGTGCCGCAATTCTCGGTCACAAAGGCCAGCGCTTTTCCCACGCTCAACTGAGTTTAGTTGGTTCAATGGGCATGGCAGCCTCTCTCGCCGGTCTATCCGTATTCACACAACAGCTATGGCCGGCATTATTGCTGATTACCACCTTAGGCGGATTTGCAGCCGTGGTCGGCGTTCCCATGCAAACCACCATTCAGGCAGAAACTCCCGAAGAAATGCGGGGCAAAGTATTCGGCCTACAGAATAACGGGATTAATATCGCCCTTACCTTACCCTTAGCGTTAGCCGGTGTTGCCGAAACTTTCTTCGGATTAAAAGTCGTTTTTCTAGGCTTAGCCGCATTAGCCCTCGCCGGAGGCGTCTTAACCTGGTATATTTCCCGTAAATAGCTGTCATGGTTGAGTAAACTTCTTGCAAAAACCCTTAATCGCATCAAACTCATTCACCTGATCTGCCTATCCCTAAAGGCAGACGCCGGCTAACACCTGCTTATACCTAACGGCACATTAAGGCTATCATCTGCGTTTATCTGTGGTTAAAAAAACAACCTTTGCAAGAAGTTCAAGTGTTCACGGTTAATTGTTCGCGCCTGAATGCGATAAACAATAAACCTTGAAGTATCAACACGGCTCACCGGCAGCCCATTGGGCAACAAACAAATAAACAATGCACATCGCTTGGCTTGGAAAAAAATCACCATTTTGTGGCAATGTCACCTACTCCCGCGAGGTCACAAATGCGCTGCTAGACCGGGGATACGAAGTGAGCTTCCTCCACTTTGCCCAAGAAGCCTTCGACCCGGATAACTTTTTTCCTTACCTGTGGGCCGGTCAGTTCGGCAGTACCGCCCGCACGGCTTTAAAAAAATCAAAAATTGCTCCAATCGTTGCAGAAGCGAACACCGGCCCTGTCGCCTGTGAAGTTTCTCTGCCTTGCCTCTATAAATCCACGATTTACACAATTCCCACCTTAAAATCGAGCAAGGTGTTGAGCGACTCGCTGCGGAAGCTCAAACCTGACTTGGTTCATGCGTCTTTGACGCTGTCTCCCCTCGATTTTATGCTGCCAGAAATCTGTGAGGAACTGAATTTGCCGTTAGTGGCAACGTTCCACCCGCCGTTTGATGGCAAGTTGCGGAATTTGACTTCAGGAACGCAGCAGTTGATGTATCAGTTGTATGCGCCGTTTTTGGCCAATTATGACCGCACAATTGTTTTTTCCCAACTACAGCGAGATGTGCTGATGCGCTTGGGGGTTCCAGAATCGCGGCTGGCAGTGATTCCAAATGGAGTAGATGTCCAGAAGTATTCGCCTGGGCCTTCGCAGTTAAAGGCTCGATTGGGTGCAAAGCGGATTTTTGTCTATCAAGGCCGCGTTGCCTTGGAAAAGAATGTAGAGGCGCTGCTGAAGGCGTGGAAGCGGTCTGACATGGGTGCTGATAGCCGGCTCGTGGTTGTCGGCGATGGGCCGATGGCAGCCTCGCTGATGCAGTTTTACGGGGAAGATTACGGCATCACTTGGCTGGGATTTATTGGGGATGAGCAGCGGCGGATCGAAATCCTGCGAGGGGCGGATGTATTTATTTTACCTTCCTTAGTTGAGGGGCTTTCCCTGTCGCTGTTGGAGGCGATGGCGTGCGGGTTGGCGTGTTTAGCCACGGATGCGGGGGCGGATGGGGAAGTGCTGGATGGGGGTGCCGGCGTGGTTTTGAGAACCCAAGGGGTGACGGGACAACTGCGAACCTTGCTGCCGGTGTTTGAACAGCAGCCGGAGTTTACTACGATGCTGGGGCAAAAAGCGCGTCAGCGAGTGTTGGAACGTTACACGCTCAGCAGCAATATCTCGCAAGTGGAGAAGCTTTATACTGAGGTCTTGCAGCAACACCGGCAGGTGCCTTTAAGAGTTAGTAGCAGTCAGCCAAGATTTATGAATCCGTTTTAAAGCCTTGGTGAATGAAATTTGTGCCGGCACCTGCAAATTTGGGGTGCCGGTTTTACAGTTATGCCGGCTTACTGTTATAGCACTACGCAAAAACATTAAAACATTGCTTGAAGGCTGCATCTACACATTCCCTGACTGTTTTAAATTCCTTCAGTCTCTGTTTCATCCAAGTTTTTAAGACAGCCCACCAACTTTCTATTTTGTTTAAATCCGGTGAATAGGGCGGTAAATACCCTATCTCGCATCCCGCTGAAGAAGGGCTATAAGCATAGGGATAGTTTTCTCGCTCATCAAATCCTGTTTCATCGACATCGACTAATTTTTATTGAGCGACTTCTTCTGTTCTTGTTATGAGTAGAAAAATTTAAAGATTTGCTATACCTAAATTTTTTAAAGCATACATAACTGCGCCAAGTCGGGTTTGAACATTAAATTTTTTATAAATATTCTCCATGTGTTTCTTGACAGTCCGATCACTCATCTCCAATCGTTTGGCGATTTGTTGGGTACTTTGATCTTTGGCAACCCAAAACAATACTTCAGCTTCTCGTTTGGTTAATCCCAGTATTTGTAGTGCTTCAATTGAAAACTGATTGGGTTGATCTTCTTCAAGTAAAAGATAAAACTGTTCCATTTCAATGTTACAGCCAAAACGTATTTTCAATCGTTGTCCATTCAGTTCTAAAGTAATTGGACGAATTGAAGAAATATCATTTAGTGATTGAAGAAATATAAATATTTGTTGATTAACCCAACGTTGTACAAAATCGGGTAAGGTCACTTGAACACAAGATAGTGAAAAGTAACGATGTAAAATTTCTTCTGCTTTTTGAGTTGCCCATTTCACTTTGCCATCTATAGATAGGGAAATTAGTGCTGCTTGTTCAATAGCTTTTTGCTGTTTAGCAAGCAGATGATGCAAATGGTTGAAAGTGACAACGTTTTCATAAGCTTGTTTCAAGTGAGGGCGAATCAAATTTAGGATTAGGTGATCGTGTTCTGTAAAGCTTCGACGATTACGGCTGGCTGATAGGGCTAAGTGTTCCTGTCTTTTGTGGAATGGAGCAATGTCTGATCCACTCTTCAATCTAGACGGAAGTTCAAAGTGGATTAGCAGTTGATCTTCCAGACCTAAGTGTTGAAAAAAATCTGAGTATAAAGGTTCCTGCCGGTGAAATTCTAATTCACTGAGAAAATCTGAAATTGCTAGTGCCTGTCCATCATTTGTTTGGACATAATGATAGGAAGCTGGATGAGCGAAAAAATTTTGACGGTTTGCTGTGAATGATTCAGCTACTATGCCTATCTCGGGATTTGGGAATGTGCGGATACGCGGCAGAATTGTATCGTCTGTACTGAAACTAGCTGCCCCAAATAATTCTGCACCGATCAACTTTGGCAAGGCTGTAAGTATTTGCCCTGGAAATTCATCTAGGTTACAGGGACTATAAATTGCTAATAAAAACTTGTGCAGATACTGCCAATCAATACTTGTCAGGGTTTCCATAGATTGTGGAGGGACAGGGACTGCTTAACAATTAACTACGGCGATCACCGTATTGTATCCCTTAAAGGAAAATGGCACGCTAATACATACTCTTTTTTGTAAATTACTAAACACCAAGGCAGTGGCTGCATCTCAGTTAATTCAACAACAATGCTAATTTGGAGTAATTGATATGGCTACAATCATCGGAACCTCTGGAAACGACAATCTCTCTGGAACGGCTGGTAATGACAGCATCGTTGGGTTAGCTGGCAATGACATCATCAATGGGTTAGCCGGCATCGATACGATGGTAGGAGGTCAAGGTAACGACATTTACTATGTAGACAGCACCTATGATGTGATTACCGAAGGCGTTTATGCCGGCACAGATAATGTCTATGCCGATGCCAGCTATCGCCTAAGCGCAGAAAGCAGCGTGGAAAACCTTTTCCTGCGAGGCAGCGCTTATTATGGCTACGGCAACGGACTTGACAACTATATCGCCGGTAATGTCGGCAACAACTACCTCTCGGGTGGCGCTGGCAACGACACCATCAATGGGGTTGCCGGCAACGATACGATGGTCGGCAGCACAGGTAACGACATTTACTATGTAGACAGCGCCGATGATGTGGTTACTGAAGGGGTGGGTACTGGCATAGATAGCGTTTATACCTCTGTCAGCTACGGTTTCAGTGCCCTTTTTGGAGGTGTCAGCGATCATCCAAGTGCCCACGTGGAAAACCTTTACCTCCAAGGCAGTGCTTATTTCGGCCTTGGCAACGCACTTAATAACTCTATCGGAGGCAATGCCGGCAATAACCTGATCTGGGGCGGTGCTGGCAACGACGTCATCAATGGTGCTGTCGGCAACGATACAATGGAAGGTGACGTAGGTAACGACACCTACTATGTAGACAACTCCAGTGATGTGGTTACTGAAGGGGTGGGTGCCGGCACAGATACCGTTTATGCCTCTGCCAACTACACTTTAAGTGCCAACGTCGAAAACCTCTACCTCCAAGGCAGTGCTTATTACGGCGCTGGCAACGAACTTAATAACTCTATCGTAGGCAATGCCGGCAATAACTACCTCTGGGGCGCTGCAGGAAATGACAACATCAATGGCGGTGCCGGCAACGATACGAATATTGGTGGGGACGGCAATGACACAATTAGAGGCAGCGCCGGCAGCGATGTCTTGACTGGAAGTGCCGGTGCAGATTACTTTACCTTCAACTCTGCCGGTGAAGGTATTGATACCATTAACGACTTTAGCTGGCAACAAGGAGATAAAATTGTGCTTTCATCTAGTGGGTTTAGCAGCTTACAAACTCCAGGTGGATCTCTGGCTCCCTCAGAGTTCGGCACTCGCATCCTCTACAACTCATCAACCGGCGCACTGTCTTTTGACCGAGATGGGACAGGGACAGTATACGGGTCAGTTCAAATCGCTACCCTATCAACCAGGCCAATTTTAATTAGCAGTGACTTCCAGGTTATTGCCTAGAATCGTTAGCCTTTTGCTAAAAGACCAAAGCAATTAATTTTATAACTTCAGCTCCTTTGACAGCTCAAAACTCTCAGAGGAGTTTTTCTTAAACAAAATTTAAAGCAAGTAGATAACTATAGCATTACGCGTTAAGGTTAGGACAGTAAAAGAATAGAAAAGAAAGTTACAACTCACCCAAAATAGAAAATTGGTGAACTGTGTTAAAAACTTGGATAAAATAGAGACTGAAGGAATTTGAAACAGTCAGGGAATCTGTAGATGCAGCCTTCAAGCAATATTTTAATGTTTTTGCGTAGTGTTATAAAAATTCAAACAACTAAAAACCCAGGATAGTTTCAGCAGATAAATGCATCACAGAATTGGGAAACCGGCCTTTGAGTGCCGGCAGCACAGGACAGGGTTTTTTATCTTCTAAATTATTCGGTTTATTCCAGGTAAAAGGTGCTTTTTGAGCCACAGACATCCACAGCAACCGCTTCGCGCGCGTCATCGCCACATAAAGTAAACGAAACTCTTCTGCTGTTTTTAAATAACCAGCTTGTTCCCAAGCATTACCGACATCTGGGATAGGTTTCTTATGTAAGCCGGCACGAATTTTCGCCCTAGCAACTTCTGCTAATGTAAACTCTCCGAGAAACTGCACTTGAGGCGGCACCCACAACCGGCCTGGAATTGTTTGTTCGTGCAAAAATGGTAGAAAAACGTAATCCCAATCTAACCCTTTTGCCTTGTGCATGGTGATAATTGTCAGCTTGCCGGCTTGCGTATAAAGTGACTCATTATCATCTGTTTCCACCCCCTCAAATCGCTCAGAACTAACAATATCACTCAAAACTGTCAGCACAGAACTCATGGAACTATTTCCCGCATTTTGTTGAGCCACTCTTTCTGCTAATTTATCCGCTGTTGCTAACTCCGCTTGGTTGTAGTTCAGTGCCAAAGCCAGAAATGAAATTAAATTATAAATCGGTAATTCCATCCGAGCGCGAAGTAAACTGCAACAGTAACGACGTGCTTGCTCAACCGGCTGCGGTTGCGGTTGTGGATCGAGAGGGCCGGGATAGAGGAATTGTTCGGGTAAACTTGCTAAAGTATTAAGGTCTTGAGTGGGAATTAGCCGGCGTTCTACCAATACCGTTAGTGCTGCTTTTAAGTAATCTGGAGAATGAGGCCGGTCAAGGAATTGCAGCATTGCTAAAATTTGAGCCGGCACATGAGAACGCCGTTCCTGTTGCACCACATCATAAACATCAATCTTGTCTTTATATTGGCGGTTGAGTTCGTTGCCTAACCATTCGCCTTGCCGGTTTTCTCGCACTAAAACTGCTGCGGTACTTTCTGGGTTTTCAGCAAATAATTCAATTACCCGCAATCCTATCAACTGAACGGTATTATAAATATCGCGGGGCGTATAAATTTCTAAGCCATGACCGACTGGATCTGGGTTCGCATTTGCTTGCGGATCTCCCACATCAACCGGGTGAATTTGCTGCTCCTCAAAAGGCGGTTCACTTCCCGCTAAATGAGAACTATTCACCCATTTTAAGACAAAATTAGCCGCATCAATAATAATTTGAGAACTGCGACCGGCCTCATACATTTTCACGCGCCGGTTTTCAGTCGCGCAATCCTTACAGAATTCCCGAAAGTATTTGGGATCGGCAGGGGTAAATGTAGAATTAATTGCTTGATTTGGATCTCCCACTCGCACTAAATTTAAATTTGGGAATTGGGCAAGGCTGCGCCAACCTAAAGGTATGGGCATGATGGGGAATTGGGGATTGGTTAGTTTCCCTGTCTCTACAACTCTCCCTTTCCGCGACTGAGTTGCGAGGATTTCTAGTAACCGCGTTTGCAAGGGTGAAGAATCTTGCGCTTCATCTTCAAAAACGGCAAAGACTTGATTTTGCCACAATTGCCTTGCCCCTTCATTTTCAAGGACACGCAAGGCAGCTAAAATCATGTCATCGTAATCGATAAAATCACGGGCTTGCAGCAAATTTTGATAATTTTCATATAAGCCGGCGGCAATGGTTAAAATCTCATATTCATCCTCTGAAATACCCTCACTCATCGTGAATAAATCTTGCGGTAAGCAACCCGATGATTTGGCTTCGTGAATCACGGTCATTGCCAAATTTGGCAAGACTTCTGTGCGTAAAACAGATTGCCGGCGTAGCCTTTCTGTTTCCTCTCCATCAAATTGACGCCCTTCCAATAATCTTTGATACCGGCGCGGATTTGCAGCGATCCACTGTTCCACACAAGTGCGAATTAGCCGGTGATTTTGGGTTGGCGTTACTAGCGTGGCAGTATCAAGGCTTAAATGTGAAAGTTCTGGATGACG contains the following coding sequences:
- a CDS encoding calcium-binding protein, which translates into the protein MATIIGTSGNDNLSGTAGNDSIVGLAGNDIINGLAGIDTMVGGQGNDIYYVDSTYDVITEGVYAGTDNVYADASYRLSAESSVENLFLRGSAYYGYGNGLDNYIAGNVGNNYLSGGAGNDTINGVAGNDTMVGSTGNDIYYVDSADDVVTEGVGTGIDSVYTSVSYGFSALFGGVSDHPSAHVENLYLQGSAYFGLGNALNNSIGGNAGNNLIWGGAGNDVINGAVGNDTMEGDVGNDTYYVDNSSDVVTEGVGAGTDTVYASANYTLSANVENLYLQGSAYYGAGNELNNSIVGNAGNNYLWGAAGNDNINGGAGNDTNIGGDGNDTIRGSAGSDVLTGSAGADYFTFNSAGEGIDTINDFSWQQGDKIVLSSSGFSSLQTPGGSLAPSEFGTRILYNSSTGALSFDRDGTGTVYGSVQIATLSTRPILISSDFQVIA
- a CDS encoding glycosyltransferase family 4 protein, with product MHIAWLGKKSPFCGNVTYSREVTNALLDRGYEVSFLHFAQEAFDPDNFFPYLWAGQFGSTARTALKKSKIAPIVAEANTGPVACEVSLPCLYKSTIYTIPTLKSSKVLSDSLRKLKPDLVHASLTLSPLDFMLPEICEELNLPLVATFHPPFDGKLRNLTSGTQQLMYQLYAPFLANYDRTIVFSQLQRDVLMRLGVPESRLAVIPNGVDVQKYSPGPSQLKARLGAKRIFVYQGRVALEKNVEALLKAWKRSDMGADSRLVVVGDGPMAASLMQFYGEDYGITWLGFIGDEQRRIEILRGADVFILPSLVEGLSLSLLEAMACGLACLATDAGADGEVLDGGAGVVLRTQGVTGQLRTLLPVFEQQPEFTTMLGQKARQRVLERYTLSSNISQVEKLYTEVLQQHRQVPLRVSSSQPRFMNPF
- the recO gene encoding DNA repair protein RecO — its product is MGQTYKATGINLKGSPMGESDRLLTILTREFGLIRAVVPGARKPNSQMGGRGGLFVVNELLIQKGRSLDKIAQAETLESYPGLSRDLGKLAAGQYLAEVVLCQALSEQPQEELFCLLNEHLSRIEQLPNAGEGAMSVPVLAHLTHGVYHLLALAGIAPQVQSCSITQHQLIPDFTAPDWRVGFSIAAGGTVSLPEKRRLEGPGSGPVIELQRSASKTTKFDISQAGFKAGIETRPEKISALKSIAIGNKVAETTNNSYRTLIHPERPVKIDTQLNAVELALLQQLAEPQILWPQAGLSHLPTQNTETAWVAVERILRQYAQSQFDRSIRSAALIDSYFASLPISP
- a CDS encoding energy-coupling factor ABC transporter ATP-binding protein; this encodes MTHWLLEFDGVHYSYPASQQPALNGLTLRVPAGKKSALIGHNGCGKSTLLFLADGLHQPQQGMLRWHGKPMRYDRHSLIQLRQKVGLVFQDPEQQLVAPTVEEDISYGLCNLGLSAAEISWRVDGALADFGLTELATRPVHHLSLGQKKRVALAGVMVLQPELLLLDEPTAYLDPLQTRQLMAKLEQIHAAGTTQLMATHDLNLAYQWADWIFVIHQGRLITEGDAVAVFSQRHLLQDLQLGVPLLWEVWETILEQMPLAAGMQHPKTVDELREQLLLKMPLRE
- a CDS encoding response regulator transcription factor, whose amino-acid sequence is METLTSIDWQYLHKFLLAIYSPCNLDEFPGQILTALPKLIGAELFGAASFSTDDTILPRIRTFPNPEIGIVAESFTANRQNFFAHPASYHYVQTNDGQALAISDFLSELEFHRQEPLYSDFFQHLGLEDQLLIHFELPSRLKSGSDIAPFHKRQEHLALSASRNRRSFTEHDHLILNLIRPHLKQAYENVVTFNHLHHLLAKQQKAIEQAALISLSIDGKVKWATQKAEEILHRYFSLSCVQVTLPDFVQRWVNQQIFIFLQSLNDISSIRPITLELNGQRLKIRFGCNIEMEQFYLLLEEDQPNQFSIEALQILGLTKREAEVLFWVAKDQSTQQIAKRLEMSDRTVKKHMENIYKKFNVQTRLGAVMYALKNLGIANL
- the deoC gene encoding deoxyribose-phosphate aldolase, with the translated sequence MAAAQPEIDIAPFIDHALLNPTATPMMLQKCCEEADRFQFATVCVYPTYVRQAATLLHGKQPRVCAVIGFPTGATTSAVKLYEAQEAVENGATELDVVINLGWLKAGKTDELHREIAEICDETGKSVKAILETALLTDEEKITAAELCMDAGVDFLKTSTGVYGGATVEDIRLLKEFSKGQAGIKASGGIRTYQQAVELILAGATRLGTSRGPELIRLRDNLEEKREET
- a CDS encoding MFS transporter is translated as MMRLSDSDFKIQHSPLKHANQPANEVSQPRPNGNGSNQIPYHRPNADRSNGSKESATHRLDKMPVPETPAQKTGEPANGHGATDEPENTEAAPQTLSPSTPEPIEPAQTDQRGFRPILRNRNFVTMWSGQIFSQLADKVYLVLMIALIASKFQASGQTISSWVSAIMIAFTIPAVLLGSLAGAFVDRWPKKIVMVITNLLRGAIVLALPVQLWVVQDWAPVAGLPVGFCILLAATFLVSTLTQFFAPAEQAALPLIVERGQLLVANSLYTTTMMASVIIGFAVGEPLLALADTLFGHWEIGKELVVGGSYCIAGLLLVTLKTGEKSMPADHEAPHVWEDIRDGLRYLRENRRVRNAMIQLVILFSIFAALAVLAVRLAELIPAMKASQFGFLLAAGGLGMGAGAAILGHKGQRFSHAQLSLVGSMGMAASLAGLSVFTQQLWPALLLITTLGGFAAVVGVPMQTTIQAETPEEMRGKVFGLQNNGINIALTLPLALAGVAETFFGLKVVFLGLAALALAGGVLTWYISRK